In the genome of Vanacampus margaritifer isolate UIUO_Vmar chromosome 1, RoL_Vmar_1.0, whole genome shotgun sequence, one region contains:
- the olig4 gene encoding oligodendrocyte transcription factor 4 isoform X2, whose amino-acid sequence MDSDAGSTCSRSSSPDLVVDDSAGNFFSNKMFQTYCHENHSGREPDQSTAGKTKTRSQPNKDEVQDLRLKVNSRERKRMHDLNQAMDGLREVMPYAHGPSVRKLSKISTLLLARNYILMLSSSLEEMKKLVGDVYGANAAVQSRTAHPSITSAASPAHLPLHPLAQSLHSLTQHHSSTPATAAVPAPHSPPSASFLGFHAPGLLKDPLHLTSAYRHFPGMPCPCSLCQVLPTGPSSLHGLAMNK is encoded by the coding sequence ATGGATTCTGATGCTGGTTCCACCTGCAGCCGCTCATCATCCCCAGACCTGGTTGTGGATGACTCCGCTGGGAACTTCTTCTCAAACAAGATGTTTCAGACATACTGCCATGAAAACCACTCAGGCAGGGAGCCCGACCAGAGCACGGCTGGTAAGACCAAAACTCGATCTCAGCCCAACAAGGATGAGGTGCAAGACCTgagactgaaagtaaacagtCGGGAGAGGAAGCGGATGCACGATTTGAATCAGGCCATGGACGGCTTGAGAGAGGTCATGCCCTACGCTCACGGCCCATCTGTCCGCAAGTTGTCCAAAATCTCCACCTTGCTCCTTGCCCGAAACTACATCCTCATGCTGTCCAGCTCTTTGGAGGAGATGAAGAAGCTGGTGGGGGACGTTTACGGAGCCAATGCTGCCGTCCAGAGCCGCACTGCCCACCCATCCATCACCTCTGCAGCATCACCTGCCCATCTGCCGCTGCATCCTCTGGCCCAGTCCCTGCACTCCCTCACCCAGCATCATTCATCCACTCCAGCGACAGCAGCGGTGCCAGCGCCGCACTCGCCTCCGTCCGCCAGCTTTCTGGGCTTTCACGCTCCAGGCCTTCTGAAGGACCCGCTCCACCTGACTAGCGCCTACAGGCATTTCCCTGGCATGCCTTGCCCATGCTCACTCTGCCAAGTGTTACCCACAGGCCCCTCTTCATTGCATGGCTTGGCAATGAACAAGTAA
- the olig4 gene encoding oligodendrocyte transcription factor 4 isoform X3, with protein MFQTYCHENHSGREPDQSTAGKTKTRSQPNKDEVQDLRLKVNSRERKRMHDLNQAMDGLREVMPYAHGPSVRKLSKISTLLLARNYILMLSSSLEEMKKLVGDVYGANAAVQSRTAHPSITSAASPAHLPLHPLAQSLHSLTQHHSSTPATAAVPAPHSPPSASFLGFHAPGLLKDPLHLTSAYRHFPGMPCPCSLCQVLPTGPSSLHGLAMNK; from the coding sequence ATGTTTCAGACATACTGCCATGAAAACCACTCAGGCAGGGAGCCCGACCAGAGCACGGCTGGTAAGACCAAAACTCGATCTCAGCCCAACAAGGATGAGGTGCAAGACCTgagactgaaagtaaacagtCGGGAGAGGAAGCGGATGCACGATTTGAATCAGGCCATGGACGGCTTGAGAGAGGTCATGCCCTACGCTCACGGCCCATCTGTCCGCAAGTTGTCCAAAATCTCCACCTTGCTCCTTGCCCGAAACTACATCCTCATGCTGTCCAGCTCTTTGGAGGAGATGAAGAAGCTGGTGGGGGACGTTTACGGAGCCAATGCTGCCGTCCAGAGCCGCACTGCCCACCCATCCATCACCTCTGCAGCATCACCTGCCCATCTGCCGCTGCATCCTCTGGCCCAGTCCCTGCACTCCCTCACCCAGCATCATTCATCCACTCCAGCGACAGCAGCGGTGCCAGCGCCGCACTCGCCTCCGTCCGCCAGCTTTCTGGGCTTTCACGCTCCAGGCCTTCTGAAGGACCCGCTCCACCTGACTAGCGCCTACAGGCATTTCCCTGGCATGCCTTGCCCATGCTCACTCTGCCAAGTGTTACCCACAGGCCCCTCTTCATTGCATGGCTTGGCAATGAACAAGTAA
- the olig4 gene encoding oligodendrocyte transcription factor 4 isoform X1 — protein MMDSDAGSTCSRSSSPDLVVDDSAGNFFSNKMFQTYCHENHSGREPDQSTAGKTKTRSQPNKDEVQDLRLKVNSRERKRMHDLNQAMDGLREVMPYAHGPSVRKLSKISTLLLARNYILMLSSSLEEMKKLVGDVYGANAAVQSRTAHPSITSAASPAHLPLHPLAQSLHSLTQHHSSTPATAAVPAPHSPPSASFLGFHAPGLLKDPLHLTSAYRHFPGMPCPCSLCQVLPTGPSSLHGLAMNK, from the exons ATg ATGGATTCTGATGCTGGTTCCACCTGCAGCCGCTCATCATCCCCAGACCTGGTTGTGGATGACTCCGCTGGGAACTTCTTCTCAAACAAGATGTTTCAGACATACTGCCATGAAAACCACTCAGGCAGGGAGCCCGACCAGAGCACGGCTGGTAAGACCAAAACTCGATCTCAGCCCAACAAGGATGAGGTGCAAGACCTgagactgaaagtaaacagtCGGGAGAGGAAGCGGATGCACGATTTGAATCAGGCCATGGACGGCTTGAGAGAGGTCATGCCCTACGCTCACGGCCCATCTGTCCGCAAGTTGTCCAAAATCTCCACCTTGCTCCTTGCCCGAAACTACATCCTCATGCTGTCCAGCTCTTTGGAGGAGATGAAGAAGCTGGTGGGGGACGTTTACGGAGCCAATGCTGCCGTCCAGAGCCGCACTGCCCACCCATCCATCACCTCTGCAGCATCACCTGCCCATCTGCCGCTGCATCCTCTGGCCCAGTCCCTGCACTCCCTCACCCAGCATCATTCATCCACTCCAGCGACAGCAGCGGTGCCAGCGCCGCACTCGCCTCCGTCCGCCAGCTTTCTGGGCTTTCACGCTCCAGGCCTTCTGAAGGACCCGCTCCACCTGACTAGCGCCTACAGGCATTTCCCTGGCATGCCTTGCCCATGCTCACTCTGCCAAGTGTTACCCACAGGCCCCTCTTCATTGCATGGCTTGGCAATGAACAAGTAA